A single region of the Pseudalkalibacillus berkeleyi genome encodes:
- the accC gene encoding acetyl-CoA carboxylase biotin carboxylase subunit, with product MIKKVLIANRGEIAVRIIRACKEMNIETIAVYSEGDKESLHVRMADEAYCIGPILSKDSYLNFTNIMSVATLTGADAIHPGYGFLAENADFAEICAECNIIFIGPSPEAINRMGTKDVARTTMEEAGVPIVPGSKGIIESPEEAIKLAEDMGYPVIIKATAGGGGKGIRVARTEQDLVKGIKMTQQEAASAFGNPGVYIEKYIEDFRHVEIQVLGDNYGNAIHLGERDCSIQRRLQKLLEETPSPALDPTKREEMGEAAVRAAKAVDYSGAGTVEFIYEAHSGNFYFMEMNTRIQVEHPVTEMVTGIDLIKEQIRVASGERLSFSQEDITFNGWSIECRINAENPDKNFMPSAGRIEMYLPPGGLGVRVDSAAYPGYFIPPYYDSMIAKVITYGNTRDEAIRRMKRALSEFVIEGVDTTIPFHLRLLDHESFISGDFNTKFLEIHDLTSKSASSGGE from the coding sequence ATGATAAAAAAAGTACTGATCGCAAACAGAGGAGAAATTGCAGTCCGTATAATCCGTGCATGTAAAGAAATGAATATTGAAACCATTGCTGTTTATTCAGAAGGTGACAAAGAATCCCTTCACGTAAGAATGGCGGATGAAGCCTATTGCATAGGACCAATTTTATCAAAAGATAGCTACTTAAACTTTACAAATATCATGAGTGTTGCAACCTTGACTGGTGCAGATGCAATACACCCAGGGTATGGGTTCTTGGCAGAGAATGCTGACTTTGCTGAAATTTGTGCAGAGTGTAACATCATTTTCATCGGACCAAGTCCTGAAGCAATAAACAGAATGGGGACTAAGGACGTAGCACGAACGACAATGGAAGAAGCTGGCGTTCCGATTGTACCTGGTTCTAAAGGCATTATTGAATCACCTGAAGAAGCCATTAAACTTGCTGAAGATATGGGCTATCCAGTCATCATTAAGGCAACAGCTGGCGGCGGTGGTAAAGGTATCCGAGTTGCCCGCACTGAGCAAGATTTAGTGAAAGGCATCAAGATGACACAACAAGAAGCTGCTTCAGCGTTTGGAAATCCTGGAGTATATATAGAGAAGTACATCGAAGATTTCCGTCACGTTGAAATACAGGTTCTTGGAGATAACTATGGTAATGCCATTCATTTAGGAGAGCGGGACTGTTCCATTCAACGTCGTCTCCAAAAGCTATTAGAAGAGACGCCTTCTCCAGCACTTGACCCTACAAAGCGTGAAGAAATGGGAGAAGCTGCGGTTCGTGCCGCTAAAGCGGTGGACTATTCTGGCGCTGGTACAGTAGAATTTATTTATGAGGCGCATTCTGGTAATTTCTATTTCATGGAAATGAATACACGCATCCAAGTTGAACATCCAGTAACTGAAATGGTAACGGGTATCGACTTGATCAAGGAACAGATACGAGTTGCCAGTGGCGAACGTCTAAGTTTTTCACAAGAAGATATCACCTTCAATGGTTGGTCGATCGAGTGCCGAATCAATGCTGAGAACCCTGACAAGAATTTCATGCCATCAGCTGGTAGAATAGAAATGTATTTACCACCAGGTGGATTAGGCGTTCGTGTTGATTCAGCTGCTTATCCAGGCTATTTCATACCTCCCTATTACGATTCAATGATTGCAAAAGTCATTACGTATGGAAACACTCGAGACGAAGCGATCCGCCGAATGAAACGTGCACTAAGTGAATTCGTCATCGAAGGAGTAGATACAACGATTCCGTTCCATCTACGACTGTTAGACCATGAAAGTTTCATTAGTGGTGATTTCAACACAAAGTTTTTGGAAATTCATGACTTAACATCAAAATCAGCTTCTAGCGGAGGTGAGTAG
- the accB gene encoding acetyl-CoA carboxylase biotin carboxyl carrier protein encodes MLKIQEIRELIKLIDQSSINEFNYELEDAKITLKKGGGEQVVQQTVQPRVEQAAPAPQVQAQPSQPSESKQEANSGNSEPVKEMDETLHKIESPMVGTFYASPSPDEDVYVNTGDKVSNDSIVCIIEAMKLFNEIEAEVNGEIVEVLVENGQLVEYGQPLFLVKKQ; translated from the coding sequence ATGCTCAAGATCCAAGAAATTCGAGAATTAATTAAACTAATTGATCAGTCTTCTATCAATGAATTCAATTATGAATTGGAAGATGCGAAGATTACATTGAAAAAAGGTGGAGGAGAACAAGTTGTTCAACAAACAGTTCAGCCACGTGTTGAACAGGCAGCTCCAGCTCCCCAAGTTCAAGCCCAACCATCACAACCAAGTGAGTCAAAACAAGAAGCAAACTCTGGAAACAGTGAACCTGTGAAAGAAATGGATGAAACATTACATAAGATTGAGTCACCGATGGTAGGAACTTTCTATGCTTCTCCATCTCCTGATGAAGATGTATATGTTAACACAGGCGATAAAGTATCTAATGATTCCATTGTTTGTATTATTGAAGCTATGAAATTATTCAACGAAATTGAAGCAGAGGTCAACGGAGAAATTGTAGAAGTTCTCGTTGAAAATGGTCAACTTGTTGAGTATGGACAACCATTATTCCTTGTAAAGAAACAATAG
- a CDS encoding SpoIIIAH-like family protein: MLLKKQTVWLLTMLSLIIVLSVYYITSPEQSPTDLAKQQEGQEASKNGAQDGVEGPSVTQIDSDELFMELRMKMDEQRSKLAHQYDQVIANTSVAAEVQSEALDKLTALQELGMKESTLETLIKSMGYEDVLVNTMGKEVTIIVRVEEKLSGEEANAIMRKAKEQLGDKQVAVQFHTAKN, encoded by the coding sequence ATGTTATTAAAGAAGCAAACGGTATGGTTGTTAACGATGTTGAGTTTGATCATTGTGCTGTCTGTTTATTACATTACGAGCCCAGAGCAATCACCAACAGATCTTGCTAAACAACAGGAAGGACAGGAAGCCAGTAAGAATGGTGCTCAAGATGGTGTAGAGGGTCCATCTGTTACTCAGATTGACAGTGACGAACTATTTATGGAACTTCGAATGAAAATGGATGAGCAGCGTTCAAAGCTAGCGCACCAGTATGATCAAGTGATTGCAAATACGAGTGTAGCAGCTGAAGTTCAGTCGGAAGCATTAGACAAACTAACGGCACTTCAAGAACTAGGTATGAAAGAAAGCACACTTGAAACGTTAATTAAAAGTATGGGGTACGAGGATGTGCTCGTAAACACGATGGGTAAGGAAGTAACGATCATCGTCAGAGTTGAGGAAAAGCTTTCCGGTGAAGAAGCGAATGCAATCATGCGAAAAGCGAAAGAACAACTAGGTGACAAACAAGTAGCTGTACAATTCCATACAGCAAAGAATTAA
- the spoIIIAG gene encoding stage III sporulation protein AG, with amino-acid sequence MSDHNKKKNEWLTSLLKPTKDGKKLNRKSQYILLILGFGIAMMLVQNLMSATEPASVMNMADGTQESKPTFSMGKSDDPSSLIRELEEHYENQLKELLDEMIGVQNAEVMVVVDSTYRKVIEKEINKQISTTDETDKNGGKRKSSTDQTSEKVIIIDGKNGKEPIIRSIEKPKVTGVLIVAEGADSLQVKNWIIEAVSKVFDMPSHKVSVTAKKQKGE; translated from the coding sequence ATGTCCGATCATAACAAAAAGAAGAATGAATGGCTTACGTCGCTATTGAAACCTACTAAGGATGGCAAGAAGCTTAACCGAAAATCGCAATATATATTATTGATTTTAGGCTTCGGGATTGCCATGATGCTCGTACAAAATTTAATGAGTGCAACTGAGCCAGCTTCTGTTATGAATATGGCAGATGGAACTCAAGAGTCTAAGCCAACATTCTCAATGGGCAAGTCAGACGACCCTTCCTCTTTAATCCGAGAGCTAGAAGAACACTATGAAAATCAGTTAAAGGAATTGTTGGATGAAATGATTGGTGTACAAAATGCAGAAGTCATGGTGGTTGTAGACTCTACTTATCGCAAAGTAATTGAGAAGGAAATTAACAAGCAAATATCGACAACGGATGAGACAGACAAAAATGGGGGTAAGCGCAAATCAAGTACCGATCAGACAAGTGAAAAGGTCATCATCATCGATGGGAAAAATGGTAAGGAACCCATTATACGCAGTATCGAAAAGCCCAAAGTAACTGGTGTTCTTATTGTAGCGGAGGGAGCCGATAGCTTGCAGGTGAAAAATTGGATCATAGAAGCTGTTTCGAAAGTGTTTGATATGCCGAGCCATAAAGTTAGTGTTACCGCGAAAAAGCAAAAGGGGGAATAA
- the spoIIIAF gene encoding stage III sporulation protein AF, with protein MSFLYEWITNIILIILLATILELILPSSGFQKYVKVVIGLLLIIAILNPLIKLFSVDLNDRLASFQVESSLIGDDQVKSLLENKKSEIQASIDAYSLEQMAVLLKQKVEVQFEEQFEKRLKDVVVEDQSKVGSDESHWVVYVTLESTESDHSISVVKEVTIDTSDSERLEEDSVHLNEIEQFLAKHWELPVDQIVIQGEGGS; from the coding sequence ATGTCTTTTCTATATGAATGGATTACGAACATTATTCTCATCATTTTGCTCGCTACTATTCTTGAACTCATACTGCCTTCTTCAGGATTTCAGAAATATGTCAAAGTCGTAATAGGTCTACTTCTGATCATTGCCATACTGAATCCGCTCATTAAATTGTTTTCAGTTGATTTGAATGATCGCTTAGCTTCGTTTCAAGTAGAATCGTCGTTAATAGGCGATGATCAAGTAAAAAGTTTGCTCGAAAACAAGAAAAGTGAAATACAAGCCTCAATTGATGCATATAGTTTAGAACAAATGGCTGTCCTATTGAAACAAAAAGTAGAAGTACAGTTTGAGGAACAATTTGAGAAACGTTTAAAGGATGTGGTGGTGGAGGATCAATCCAAAGTCGGTTCAGATGAAAGTCATTGGGTTGTCTACGTAACATTGGAATCAACTGAGAGTGATCATTCAATTTCAGTCGTTAAAGAAGTGACAATTGACACCTCAGATTCTGAGAGATTAGAAGAGGACTCTGTTCACTTAAATGAAATTGAACAGTTTCTTGCAAAGCATTGGGAGCTTCCGGTAGACCAGATTGTCATACAAGGGGAAGGAGGATCGTAA
- the spoIIIAE gene encoding stage III sporulation protein AE, with protein MLSGITSKVLIFLLVAVVFSLFLGQPVKVAYAEATDKGSLKDSLQIEDEHLDTVREYWNEIRNQYGGFLPESQKGSILEFIQSDKDFSFKEWAIALLRYLFHEILSNGKLLGMLIMLTLFSMLLQTMQNAFENQAVSRVAYGMVYMVLIIIALNSFHVAVSYTTEAIQNMNAFIIALIPLLLALMATSGSLVSVAFFHPFIILLVNTSGLLIQHVVLPLLFLSALLSIVSTLTEHYKVTQLANLLRNVAIGVMLVFFTVFLGVISVQGATAAVADGVAIRTAKFITGNFIPVIGRMFTEATDTVLSASLLLKNTVGIAGVVILILLCAFPALKILSLVLIYQIAAAVLQPLGGGPIIECLSIIGKNVMFIFAALSIVCFMFFLAVTMMIAAGNLTLMMR; from the coding sequence ATGTTGAGTGGTATAACCTCGAAAGTTCTTATATTTCTCCTGGTAGCAGTCGTTTTCAGTTTGTTTCTTGGACAACCAGTAAAGGTTGCTTATGCAGAAGCTACAGATAAGGGATCGCTGAAAGATAGTTTACAAATAGAGGATGAACATTTAGATACTGTTAGAGAGTATTGGAACGAAATTAGAAATCAATATGGAGGCTTCCTGCCAGAAAGCCAAAAAGGGAGCATTCTTGAATTTATACAAAGCGATAAAGATTTTTCTTTTAAAGAATGGGCTATTGCTCTACTTAGATACTTATTTCATGAAATCTTAAGTAATGGAAAATTACTAGGTATGTTAATTATGCTGACCTTATTCAGTATGCTTCTACAAACAATGCAGAATGCTTTTGAGAACCAAGCAGTCAGTCGGGTCGCATATGGAATGGTATACATGGTCCTCATCATTATCGCATTAAATAGTTTTCATGTTGCTGTGTCATATACGACAGAAGCCATTCAAAATATGAATGCATTTATTATTGCACTTATACCTTTATTACTTGCTCTAATGGCAACCTCGGGTAGTCTAGTGTCTGTTGCCTTCTTTCATCCCTTCATCATTTTATTAGTTAATACAAGTGGTCTACTTATACAACATGTCGTATTACCACTTCTCTTCTTATCTGCTCTTCTTAGCATTGTAAGTACACTTACCGAACATTATAAAGTTACTCAACTAGCCAATTTATTAAGAAATGTTGCCATCGGGGTTATGCTTGTTTTCTTCACTGTATTCTTAGGTGTCATAAGTGTACAGGGTGCAACAGCTGCAGTAGCTGATGGCGTTGCAATTCGAACAGCAAAATTTATAACCGGTAACTTCATCCCTGTCATAGGTCGGATGTTTACGGAAGCGACTGACACGGTATTAAGCGCTTCTTTATTATTAAAGAATACAGTCGGCATTGCTGGGGTCGTCATATTAATCCTTTTGTGTGCTTTTCCGGCATTGAAAATCCTATCACTCGTCCTAATCTATCAAATTGCAGCTGCAGTATTGCAACCATTAGGTGGTGGACCGATTATAGAATGTCTCTCCATTATCGGGAAGAATGTGATGTTCATTTTTGCGGCACTATCTATCGTCTGTTTCATGTTTTTCTTAGCAGTTACCATGATGATTGCTGCAGGGAATCTCACCTTAATGATGAGATGA
- the spoIIIAD gene encoding stage III sporulation protein AD, whose protein sequence is MEIIQIVGFCLIATFLTIIIKDQKPAFSFLIILFAGAAVFLFLIGKIQTVIDMLERLATNANLNMVYVETILKIIGIAYIAEFGAQITRDAGQGSIAAKIELAGKVLILVMAIPILTVLIETIIDLLPS, encoded by the coding sequence ATCGAGATCATCCAAATTGTAGGGTTTTGTCTAATTGCGACCTTTCTAACCATTATAATTAAAGATCAAAAACCTGCATTTTCTTTTCTCATCATCCTTTTTGCTGGTGCAGCTGTTTTTCTATTCTTGATTGGTAAAATCCAAACCGTAATTGATATGTTAGAGCGATTGGCGACGAATGCGAATTTGAACATGGTTTATGTTGAGACAATCTTGAAGATCATTGGTATTGCGTACATTGCAGAGTTTGGTGCTCAAATCACAAGAGATGCTGGACAAGGTTCGATTGCAGCCAAAATTGAACTAGCTGGGAAAGTTCTCATCTTGGTGATGGCTATACCGATCCTTACTGTTCTTATTGAAACCATTATAGATTTGCTGCCAAGTTAG
- the spoIIIAC gene encoding stage III sporulation protein AC yields MPYDVNTIFQIAGIGIVIAMLHTVLKQMGKEDIAHWITLIGFVLVLFIVISLLDDLFQQIRGVFLFQG; encoded by the coding sequence ATGCCATATGATGTGAACACGATTTTTCAGATTGCTGGAATTGGTATTGTTATCGCAATGCTACATACCGTGTTGAAGCAGATGGGTAAAGAGGACATTGCTCATTGGATTACTTTGATCGGGTTTGTGTTAGTACTCTTTATCGTCATTAGTTTGCTTGATGATCTGTTCCAACAAATTAGAGGTGTGTTTCTCTTCCAGGGTTGA
- the spoIIIAB gene encoding stage III sporulation protein SpoIIIAB: MNIIGALCIILATTWAGFEWAKRMQDRPRQLRQLKVALQSLEAEIVYGMTPLYEACTHLSKQLKEPLSLFFEQVAKRLYTGHSTVQIAWEESLQVIEKHTSFQKGEIEVLKQFGATLGRHDREHQQKQIRLTIVHLEREEKEAVEIQHKYENMVKSLGLLTGLLIVILLI, from the coding sequence ATGAATATTATCGGTGCACTTTGTATCATATTGGCGACGACATGGGCTGGTTTTGAATGGGCGAAACGGATGCAAGATCGTCCAAGGCAATTGCGTCAACTTAAAGTAGCACTCCAATCATTAGAAGCTGAGATCGTATATGGAATGACACCGTTATATGAAGCTTGTACCCATCTATCCAAACAATTGAAAGAGCCGCTATCTCTCTTTTTTGAACAGGTAGCAAAACGATTGTACACGGGTCATTCTACAGTACAAATCGCTTGGGAAGAAAGCCTCCAAGTAATTGAAAAACACACCTCTTTTCAGAAAGGTGAAATTGAAGTATTGAAGCAATTTGGAGCCACATTAGGTAGACATGATAGAGAGCATCAACAAAAGCAAATTCGACTTACCATCGTGCATTTAGAGCGTGAGGAAAAGGAAGCGGTTGAAATCCAACATAAATATGAAAACATGGTGAAGAGCCTCGGGCTTCTTACGGGATTGTTAATCGTTATATTGCTCATTTAG
- the spoIIIAA gene encoding stage III sporulation protein AA → MNEILHILPDSIKHVVASIEGEVVERIEEIRIRINQPLEIVSGGRPIAPSSVNHRYMVTAEDGIQLMNKLSQYSLYAFEEEMRRGYITIKGGHRVGLAGKVITEKGQVKVIRDVSSFNIRIARQKIGISEPIAPILYNKKWLNTLIIGPPQAGKTTLLRDLARVASCGLSNKSINSSKVGIVDERSEIAGCIKGVPQHSLGPRVDVLDSCPKAEGIMMMIRSLSPEIIFVDEIGRTEDSAAILEALNAGVQMIMTAHGYDIENVLKRPSLRQLVEVDLFERYVVMDRSKGHHRIKRILDSNLNPINEIIKEQMLR, encoded by the coding sequence ATGAATGAAATTCTACACATATTACCAGATTCAATTAAACATGTTGTGGCATCTATTGAAGGAGAAGTGGTTGAGCGAATTGAGGAGATTAGAATTCGAATCAACCAACCTTTGGAAATTGTAAGTGGAGGCAGACCGATCGCTCCATCTTCAGTAAACCATAGATACATGGTTACAGCGGAGGATGGTATTCAATTAATGAATAAACTCAGTCAATACTCTTTATACGCCTTTGAAGAGGAGATGAGGCGGGGGTATATTACGATTAAAGGTGGACATCGTGTTGGACTTGCCGGAAAAGTCATTACGGAAAAGGGACAAGTTAAAGTCATTCGAGATGTCAGTTCGTTCAATATAAGGATTGCAAGACAGAAAATAGGCATTTCAGAACCGATCGCGCCCATATTATATAACAAAAAATGGTTGAACACTTTAATCATCGGTCCCCCACAAGCCGGGAAGACAACTTTACTTAGAGATTTAGCTCGAGTTGCAAGCTGTGGGTTGTCTAACAAAAGCATTAATAGCTCAAAAGTGGGGATTGTGGATGAACGTTCTGAGATTGCAGGTTGTATAAAAGGAGTTCCGCAGCATAGCTTAGGCCCTCGTGTTGATGTACTAGATTCCTGTCCTAAAGCTGAAGGGATTATGATGATGATACGGAGTTTGAGTCCGGAAATTATCTTTGTAGATGAAATTGGGAGAACTGAGGATTCTGCTGCGATCCTCGAGGCATTAAATGCCGGTGTTCAAATGATAATGACAGCACATGGATACGATATTGAAAATGTGTTGAAAAGGCCTTCGCTTCGTCAGCTAGTAGAGGTTGATTTATTTGAACGGTACGTAGTCATGGACCGCTCTAAAGGTCATCATCGCATTAAAAGAATATTAGATTCAAACTTAAACCCAATAAATGAAATCATAAAGGAACAGATGCTGAGATGA
- a CDS encoding YqhV family protein: MKQILETFDSTVLNMAGLRLLSASFEITAVILMLYFNSIQKAIVINGSLALVGPIIFIFTMSLGLMGIVEDISFQKLVFIAIGVAFILFGVLK; this comes from the coding sequence ATGAAGCAAATCTTGGAGACATTTGATTCAACCGTACTAAATATGGCTGGGCTTCGATTGCTATCTGCTTCGTTCGAAATAACGGCGGTAATCTTGATGTTGTATTTCAATTCAATACAGAAAGCAATCGTTATCAATGGTTCGTTAGCTCTAGTCGGGCCAATCATTTTTATTTTTACGATGTCGTTAGGGCTCATGGGGATTGTTGAGGACATCTCATTTCAGAAGCTGGTTTTCATTGCGATTGGTGTAGCATTTATTTTATTTGGCGTATTGAAATGA
- the efp gene encoding elongation factor P, with protein sequence MISVNDFKTGLTIEVDNGIWTVLDFQHVKPGKGAAFVRSKLRNLRTGAIQEKTFRGGEKVAKAHIDNRRMQYLYSSGDVHTFMDTETYEQLELQTAQIETELKYLLENMNVQVQMYESEILGVELPNTVELEVTETEPGIKGDTASGGTKPAILQTGLSVQVPFFVNEGDVLIIDTRTGDYVSRA encoded by the coding sequence ATGATTTCAGTAAACGATTTTAAGACAGGCTTAACAATTGAAGTGGATAATGGTATTTGGACTGTACTGGATTTCCAACATGTGAAACCAGGTAAAGGTGCCGCGTTTGTTCGCTCGAAACTACGTAATCTACGTACAGGTGCCATCCAAGAAAAGACATTCCGTGGTGGAGAGAAAGTTGCGAAAGCGCATATCGACAATCGTCGTATGCAATACTTATATTCATCTGGTGATGTGCACACATTCATGGACACAGAGACATATGAGCAGTTAGAACTTCAAACAGCACAAATTGAGACTGAATTGAAGTATCTTTTAGAAAATATGAATGTCCAAGTTCAAATGTATGAATCGGAAATTCTAGGTGTAGAGTTGCCGAATACGGTTGAACTTGAAGTGACAGAAACTGAACCTGGTATTAAAGGAGATACAGCTTCTGGTGGAACAAAGCCTGCTATTCTACAAACAGGTTTATCAGTGCAAGTACCTTTCTTCGTAAATGAAGGGGACGTACTGATTATTGATACACGTACTGGAGATTACGTCTCAAGAGCATAA
- a CDS encoding M24 family metallopeptidase: protein MNRIERLRSLFSENGIDGMLITSASNRRYMSTFTGSSGVVLISSKEAKLITDFRYIDQANEQATGYEIVKHTGLISEEVAKQTKEMGIQKLGFEQDYMTYAGHQSYQNKVDVELVPISGVIEKLRLVKDKDELKVLKEAAELADKTFEHILTFIQPGMREIDVSNELEFFMRKNGATSSSFDIIVASGIRSSLPHGVASEKVIEKGDMITLDFGALYKGYCSDITRTIAVGEPSDKMKEIHQIVLDAQLKGLEGLKPGLTGKEADALTRDYIKEHGYGENFGHSTGHGIGLDVHEGPGLSFKVDTVLEPGMVVTVEPGIYVSGLGGVRIEDDVVITETGCEKLSTSSKELFIIGE, encoded by the coding sequence ATGAATCGAATCGAACGCTTAAGATCATTATTTAGTGAAAACGGAATTGATGGAATGCTGATTACAAGTGCGAGTAACCGAAGGTACATGAGTACGTTTACGGGCTCTTCAGGTGTTGTACTGATCTCTAGTAAAGAAGCTAAGCTCATTACGGATTTCCGTTATATTGATCAAGCAAATGAACAAGCAACAGGCTATGAAATCGTTAAACATACTGGTTTGATTTCTGAAGAGGTTGCTAAACAAACAAAAGAAATGGGCATACAGAAGTTAGGCTTTGAACAAGACTATATGACGTATGCAGGACATCAATCTTATCAAAATAAGGTGGATGTTGAGCTCGTTCCTATATCTGGCGTTATTGAGAAGTTACGTCTTGTAAAGGATAAGGATGAACTTAAAGTATTAAAAGAAGCTGCAGAGCTTGCAGACAAAACCTTTGAACATATCTTAACGTTTATTCAACCTGGCATGAGAGAGATCGATGTTTCAAATGAACTAGAATTCTTCATGAGAAAGAATGGAGCAACATCTTCTTCCTTCGATATCATTGTTGCATCTGGTATTCGTTCTTCATTACCACATGGTGTAGCTTCTGAAAAGGTCATTGAAAAAGGGGATATGATTACGCTAGATTTTGGAGCGCTGTATAAAGGATATTGTTCAGATATCACGCGAACAATTGCAGTTGGCGAACCAAGCGATAAAATGAAAGAGATTCATCAAATTGTCCTTGATGCTCAGTTAAAAGGGTTAGAAGGATTGAAGCCTGGTTTGACAGGTAAAGAAGCTGATGCACTGACAAGAGATTACATTAAAGAACATGGATATGGTGAAAACTTTGGACATTCAACAGGGCACGGAATTGGTTTAGATGTTCACGAAGGTCCTGGCCTTTCCTTTAAAGTTGACACTGTGCTCGAACCAGGTATGGTTGTAACCGTCGAACCTGGCATTTATGTATCAGGTTTAGGTGGTGTCCGTATAGAAGATGATGTAGTAATCACTGAGACCGGCTGTGAAAAGTTGTCGACATCTTCTAAAGAATTATTTATTATTGGAGAGTAA
- the aroQ gene encoding type II 3-dehydroquinate dehydratase, which yields MMKVLVLNGPNLNRLGKREPTIYGNETLEQIMNDLDQQAKLLEVEIAHKQSNHEGELIDWIHQADDRYDGIILNAGAFTHYSYAIRDAIASISSPTIEVHLSNIYARESFRHTSVLSEVVIGQISGFGPIGYELAVRGLIHFLRGKNR from the coding sequence ATAATGAAAGTATTAGTATTGAACGGACCTAATTTAAATCGCTTAGGCAAGCGTGAGCCAACGATTTATGGCAATGAGACTTTAGAACAAATTATGAATGATTTAGATCAACAAGCAAAATTATTAGAGGTGGAAATTGCACACAAACAATCTAATCATGAGGGAGAACTAATTGATTGGATCCACCAAGCTGATGATCGTTATGATGGTATTATTCTTAATGCTGGTGCATTTACGCATTACAGCTACGCGATAAGAGACGCAATAGCTAGTATTTCGTCACCAACAATTGAAGTCCACCTATCTAATATATATGCTAGGGAATCATTTAGACATACCTCTGTTCTTTCAGAAGTTGTCATTGGACAAATTTCTGGCTTTGGACCGATTGGTTATGAACTTGCGGTAAGAGGACTCATACACTTTTTAAGGGGGAAAAACAGATGA
- a CDS encoding YqhR family membrane protein, which translates to MANDHKQDENEQLEQNKGEKQYSYTGRVLTIGFVGGLFWSLIGYAVYMLNFTRIRPSLVLSPWAVGDWKDKALGDWIGILVIGLLSMLVAIVYKVLFSKFKHMVTGIIFGIVLWGIVFFLFNPMFPTLKPIQELGINTLITTLCLYVLYGLFVGFSISFDYDELQKAQKQGR; encoded by the coding sequence ATGGCTAATGATCACAAACAAGATGAGAATGAACAATTAGAACAAAATAAAGGTGAAAAGCAGTACTCGTATACAGGAAGAGTATTAACGATTGGATTTGTCGGTGGATTGTTTTGGAGTCTAATCGGCTATGCCGTATATATGTTGAACTTTACAAGGATCAGACCATCCTTAGTACTATCACCATGGGCTGTTGGTGATTGGAAGGATAAAGCCTTAGGTGATTGGATCGGAATTCTCGTAATTGGGTTATTATCTATGCTAGTTGCTATAGTCTATAAAGTGCTATTTTCTAAATTTAAACATATGGTTACCGGTATTATTTTTGGTATCGTGTTATGGGGAATTGTATTCTTTCTCTTTAACCCGATGTTTCCGACATTGAAACCAATCCAAGAACTTGGGATTAATACATTAATTACGACATTATGCCTTTACGTCCTGTATGGATTGTTTGTAGGGTTCTCAATCTCATTTGATTATGACGAGCTTCAAAAGGCTCAAAAGCAAGGGCGCTAA